In Stieleria varia, one genomic interval encodes:
- a CDS encoding response regulator, translating to MILQENLTKPNYRPNVLAIDDTRVFRWLLSNLLERLGCRCITAQDGYAGWQLARTCHPDLIITDLEMPVWSGFELIRSVRQVGDRRIGDIPIIVCSTRSDRIYADHAIELGADAYVTKPIRPSELRIAIANCARKLISR from the coding sequence ATGATCCTGCAGGAAAACTTGACCAAACCGAACTACCGCCCCAATGTCTTGGCGATTGACGATACTCGTGTCTTTCGCTGGTTGCTTTCCAATCTACTTGAGCGTTTGGGATGCAGGTGCATCACCGCACAAGATGGTTACGCAGGTTGGCAACTGGCACGCACTTGCCATCCTGACTTGATCATCACAGACCTCGAAATGCCAGTTTGGAGTGGATTCGAGCTCATTCGTTCCGTACGCCAAGTCGGCGATCGCCGGATCGGCGATATTCCGATCATTGTTTGCAGCACCCGATCCGATCGAATCTACGCCGATCACGCGATCGAACTTGGGGCCGATGCGTACGTGACTAAACCTATCAGGCCCAGCGAGCTACGCATCGCGATCGCCAACTGTGCACGGAAGTTGATTTCCCGCTAA
- a CDS encoding aldehyde dehydrogenase family protein, translated as MSTVTETRMLPEVEAFLKRGVFPAFVGGKDIESASGATIATIDPGSGEKLAEIHDLDAAAIDEAVDVAAAAFPAWAGLSVADRSAILLRLADAVSEHKPIIAQIEALDAGKIEAQAQGDVQNFIDTLRYFVKLAGDVQVRNKLDVDGYDAWTHKQPWGACAFIFPWNFPFLLIGWGISPALAAGNTVVIKPAEDTSLSALYLAQLAKEVGVPDGVINVVTGAGATAGAALTNNTKIKRMSFTGSPEVGRLVGEACGRNLVPVKLELGGKGAAVVFDDVDVADTAQKLVGAITFHTGQVCCDATRWLIHRDIYDEFVDECKKHLSNVRIGHPLDPNSQMGPVVNAKQCARVLGYQEKGIAEGAECLVGGGAATVEGYEGNYVQPALLAGTLDNVAAREEIFGPVAYLATFETEEQAIEMVNDTDYGLANSVWTKDSRRAARVAESMVAGNSWINAHNVFAHGVPYGGVNKSGMGGGVLSIETLMDYYRSTSIVRPLG; from the coding sequence ATGAGCACCGTTACTGAAACCCGAATGCTGCCGGAAGTCGAAGCGTTTCTCAAACGAGGTGTCTTTCCGGCGTTTGTTGGTGGCAAAGATATCGAGTCTGCCAGCGGCGCAACCATCGCGACGATCGATCCGGGCTCGGGCGAAAAGCTTGCGGAGATCCATGACCTGGACGCTGCCGCGATCGACGAGGCAGTCGATGTCGCCGCCGCCGCATTCCCGGCATGGGCGGGTCTGTCGGTCGCCGATCGATCGGCGATCCTATTGCGTTTGGCCGATGCCGTGTCAGAACACAAGCCGATCATCGCACAAATCGAAGCTCTTGATGCGGGCAAGATCGAAGCCCAGGCTCAAGGCGATGTCCAGAATTTCATCGATACTCTGAGATATTTCGTCAAACTTGCCGGTGACGTGCAAGTACGCAACAAGCTGGACGTCGACGGCTATGACGCGTGGACGCACAAGCAACCTTGGGGAGCGTGTGCGTTCATCTTTCCGTGGAACTTTCCCTTTCTGCTGATCGGTTGGGGGATATCTCCGGCACTGGCAGCGGGAAACACCGTGGTGATCAAACCGGCAGAAGACACATCGCTTTCGGCCCTGTATCTCGCTCAGCTTGCCAAAGAAGTCGGGGTGCCTGATGGCGTCATCAACGTCGTGACTGGCGCCGGTGCGACGGCCGGAGCCGCATTGACCAACAACACCAAGATCAAACGCATGTCGTTCACCGGTTCACCGGAAGTCGGCCGATTGGTGGGAGAAGCCTGCGGGCGAAACCTGGTACCGGTCAAGTTGGAGCTGGGCGGCAAGGGAGCAGCCGTGGTGTTTGACGATGTGGACGTTGCCGACACGGCGCAAAAACTTGTCGGCGCGATCACTTTTCACACAGGCCAGGTTTGCTGTGATGCAACGCGTTGGTTGATCCATCGAGACATCTACGATGAGTTTGTCGACGAATGCAAAAAGCATTTATCCAACGTCCGCATCGGACACCCCCTGGATCCCAACAGCCAGATGGGGCCGGTCGTGAACGCCAAACAATGTGCCCGCGTTTTGGGTTACCAAGAAAAGGGGATCGCCGAGGGAGCCGAGTGTCTCGTCGGCGGTGGCGCGGCCACGGTCGAGGGCTACGAGGGCAACTATGTTCAGCCTGCGTTGCTGGCCGGAACGCTCGACAACGTGGCCGCACGCGAGGAAATCTTTGGCCCCGTCGCTTACTTGGCTACGTTTGAAACGGAGGAGCAAGCCATCGAGATGGTCAACGACACTGACTACGGTCTGGCCAACAGTGTATGGACAAAGGATTCCCGGCGTGCCGCTCGCGTCGCTGAGTCGATGGTCGCGGGCAACAGTTGGATCAACGCCCACAACGTCTTTGCTCACGGCGTGCCCTACGGCGGGGTGAACAAGAGCGGCATGGGTGGCGGCGTACTGTCGATCGAAACTCTGATGGATTATTATCGCAGCACGTCGATCGTCCGACCGTTGGGCTGA
- a CDS encoding class II aldolase/adducin family protein, protein MNSTRSLIHPRDEIMQTMDRIYRYRMTTTSGGNLSIRDENGDVWISPARVDKGNLTRADVVRVLSDGSIDGLHRPSSEFPFHRAIYEARPDIRAIVHAHPVALVAFSICRETPNTKLFHQAHSVCGNLGFAPYACPGSEQLGANIAATFAQGADSVILENHGVVVGGDSLAHAFQRFEAFEFAGKTLVKAGQLGDVRYLTDSQLNQAAQRSVDFESFDPPVATATERELRRQLCLFIRRGCRQRLLISTEGSFSARVDRESFLITPTRCDRELLDVEDLVLVDGEKREAGKLASRAANAHQAIYQRHPNVHAIVFAHPVNATAFSVTDSNFDVRTIPESYVFLRDVKRVPYGVQYRSDGKIADYLSVESPAAMLENDGVIVTGSNVLDVFDRLEVLESTAEAVINAKAIGNVVAMDDNVIEELRSAFNL, encoded by the coding sequence ATGAACTCTACTCGCAGTCTGATTCACCCGCGTGATGAAATCATGCAAACGATGGATCGCATCTATCGTTACCGCATGACCACCACGTCGGGAGGGAACCTGTCCATTCGAGATGAGAACGGTGACGTATGGATTTCGCCCGCGCGGGTCGACAAAGGAAACTTGACTCGTGCCGACGTCGTTCGGGTACTCAGCGATGGATCGATCGACGGGCTACATCGGCCGTCCTCGGAGTTCCCCTTTCACCGTGCGATTTATGAGGCTCGCCCGGACATTCGCGCGATCGTTCATGCCCATCCGGTTGCCCTGGTCGCGTTCAGTATTTGCCGAGAGACACCCAACACAAAGCTGTTTCATCAAGCCCACAGTGTCTGCGGCAACCTGGGGTTTGCGCCATACGCATGTCCAGGCAGCGAGCAACTGGGGGCGAACATTGCGGCAACCTTTGCCCAAGGTGCCGACAGCGTGATTCTAGAAAACCACGGTGTCGTTGTTGGCGGCGACAGCTTGGCTCATGCTTTTCAGCGTTTCGAGGCGTTCGAGTTTGCGGGAAAAACCTTGGTCAAAGCAGGCCAGCTTGGCGACGTTCGCTACCTGACGGATAGCCAATTGAATCAGGCCGCTCAACGCAGCGTGGACTTTGAGTCATTTGATCCCCCGGTTGCCACCGCGACCGAACGGGAATTGCGGCGGCAGCTCTGCTTGTTCATTCGACGAGGCTGTCGCCAACGTTTGTTGATCAGTACCGAAGGCAGCTTTTCCGCGCGTGTCGATCGCGAGAGTTTCTTGATCACTCCCACTCGATGCGATCGTGAGTTATTGGACGTCGAGGACTTGGTTCTCGTCGATGGAGAAAAACGCGAGGCGGGAAAACTGGCAAGTCGCGCTGCAAACGCCCACCAAGCGATCTACCAACGCCACCCCAATGTCCACGCGATCGTTTTTGCACATCCGGTGAATGCTACCGCTTTCAGCGTGACGGATTCCAATTTTGATGTCCGCACGATCCCCGAAAGCTACGTTTTTCTGCGTGACGTCAAGCGAGTTCCCTACGGCGTTCAGTATCGATCCGACGGCAAGATAGCGGACTATCTGTCCGTCGAATCTCCCGCTGCGATGCTGGAAAACGATGGAGTGATCGTCACCGGCAGCAATGTTTTGGACGTTTTCGATCGATTGGAAGTGCTGGAATCGACCGCTGAGGCCGTGATCAACGCCAAGGCGATCGGCAACGTCGTGGCGATGGACGATAATGTGATCGAAGAGCTTCGGTCCGCGTTCAATCTCTAA
- a CDS encoding SHD1 domain-containing protein: MFCRISNCIVSIATLAFVFLLPVGASAEIRHWEDASGLYSVDADFVTSDDKLVVLAKEDGELVVLRRDELSTADREFLTELLARRTKAAESSELAGEGISRWKLLDGSIIQGELVGFGDQKLIVKRERGDLYVNEYKLDALPMAYEKVVPHVVSAIDGKPLENLNELEKHLADGGGGPFEYDIEGVQLKLAEGGAITIPLPLLASEEAKAIMPGFTRWKAARAEEVAEEDRYEAETRERLALDSYQRLRQRESIRDRQFKMMELGLLQVGTGIVDVWEVALFPNNAYGYPRSVVVSARDSLAAQQMAHQRYPRWRVGAVRKLSR; this comes from the coding sequence ATGTTTTGTCGAATCAGCAACTGCATCGTATCCATTGCAACACTTGCATTTGTTTTCCTTCTGCCCGTCGGCGCATCCGCGGAGATTCGTCACTGGGAGGATGCGAGTGGCTTGTATTCAGTCGACGCCGACTTTGTAACGTCAGACGACAAACTAGTCGTGCTTGCCAAGGAAGATGGCGAATTGGTAGTGCTGCGCCGCGACGAGCTTTCCACGGCGGACCGAGAGTTCCTGACGGAACTGTTGGCGCGACGAACGAAAGCTGCCGAATCCTCCGAGCTCGCCGGCGAAGGCATCTCGAGATGGAAACTTCTCGATGGCTCCATCATTCAAGGGGAACTGGTGGGATTCGGTGACCAGAAGCTCATCGTAAAACGCGAAAGAGGCGATCTCTATGTCAATGAATACAAACTCGACGCGTTGCCAATGGCGTACGAGAAAGTCGTGCCGCATGTCGTTTCCGCTATCGACGGCAAGCCACTTGAGAACTTGAATGAACTGGAGAAGCACCTCGCCGATGGCGGTGGAGGTCCATTCGAGTACGACATCGAAGGTGTGCAACTGAAGCTCGCCGAAGGCGGCGCGATCACGATTCCATTACCGTTGCTGGCCTCGGAAGAGGCAAAAGCCATCATGCCTGGTTTCACACGCTGGAAAGCCGCCCGAGCGGAGGAAGTTGCTGAAGAGGACCGGTACGAAGCGGAGACCCGTGAACGTCTTGCTCTGGATAGCTATCAGCGTCTCCGACAAAGAGAATCCATTCGCGATCGCCAATTCAAAATGATGGAACTGGGACTGCTACAAGTCGGAACGGGCATCGTGGATGTTTGGGAGGTCGCACTGTTTCCCAATAATGCCTACGGTTATCCACGGTCCGTTGTGGTCTCTGCACGCGACAGTTTGGCCGCGCAGCAAATGGCCCATCAGCGATATCCCCGTTGGCGTGTGGGAGCGGTTCGCAAACTGAGTCGTTGA
- a CDS encoding response regulator has product MSRPKIRILLADDVPANLRAMQRLLVRRGCEVTTAANGQEAVTIFADGHFDAVLLDLQMPVMDGYQAANEIRNHAQSNGQQLTLIAMSARGSESDRRDCAKAGFTDCVPKPVDLDYLFRIIAPTPADESLENLSDDIENDDIENIATNPAAHSSHLVLNKPAAMKRLQDDETLYTLFVSQFKSDAASIAAEIDAQTEQEQWDRTAHAAHRLRGIAANLAAEQLEQLTGQIEQSAKLHHEAETNSLVSKLPMAMDRVRRRLDELDVP; this is encoded by the coding sequence ATGTCCAGACCCAAAATTCGAATCTTGCTCGCGGACGATGTGCCAGCAAATCTGAGGGCGATGCAACGACTGTTGGTCAGACGCGGATGCGAAGTGACCACGGCGGCTAACGGGCAAGAGGCGGTCACGATATTTGCCGACGGACACTTTGATGCCGTCCTACTCGATCTACAGATGCCGGTGATGGATGGTTACCAAGCTGCCAATGAAATTCGGAACCATGCACAATCCAATGGTCAGCAGCTCACTCTGATCGCAATGAGCGCTCGCGGGTCAGAATCGGATCGACGAGATTGCGCGAAAGCTGGATTCACTGACTGCGTTCCCAAACCGGTTGACCTGGATTACCTCTTTCGCATCATCGCTCCGACGCCAGCGGATGAATCGCTGGAAAATCTGTCGGACGACATCGAGAACGATGATATCGAGAACATAGCAACAAACCCCGCAGCGCACTCCAGTCATCTTGTGCTCAACAAACCTGCGGCAATGAAACGTTTGCAGGATGACGAAACACTCTACACCCTGTTTGTGAGCCAATTCAAATCTGACGCAGCCTCCATTGCCGCAGAGATCGATGCACAAACGGAGCAAGAGCAGTGGGATCGAACAGCTCATGCAGCACATCGTTTGAGAGGTATCGCTGCGAATTTGGCTGCGGAGCAATTGGAGCAACTGACAGGACAGATTGAGCAGTCTGCGAAACTGCATCATGAAGCCGAAACGAATTCACTGGTCAGCAAACTGCCCATGGCCATGGACAGAGTACGTCGCCGTCTCGACGAACTCGACGTCCCGTAA